The following coding sequences are from one Phycisphaerae bacterium window:
- a CDS encoding DUF1156 domain-containing protein, translating to MTTYRKKLIEVALPLPEINDASAYDKMPGIGPHPKGIHHWWARLPLPTARAVLFASAVDDPSEHPDRFPTEEAQNAERERLFNILRSMMEKRLHDHPEVYAAAHAEMLKHCEGKLPALYDPFAGGGSIPLEANRLGFEAHAADLNPVAVLLNKCNLELAPRWTNHPPVNPEDRKSIGGTDAWRGTHGLAADVRYYGALVRDRARQKVGHLYPKAHLPKENGGGEANVIAWIWARTVRSPDPAAGGKHVPLISTFWLSSKNGNLAWLEPVVDKRTMTYRFDVRTGTPADKRRVAAGTKQGKNGFRCLLTDSPVDFGYVREGFRQGRGGTQLLAIIAELPRSRDYLPATQRQVDAAQSARPTGHPETDLPEQALEFRVQNYGIRQHWQMFSRSRRAPGLRRGGGGGGGEVWARWKGGVRCAPRQ from the coding sequence ATGACGACATATCGAAAGAAACTGATCGAAGTCGCCCTGCCATTGCCGGAGATTAACGACGCGTCGGCGTACGACAAGATGCCCGGCATCGGCCCACATCCGAAGGGCATTCATCATTGGTGGGCACGCCTGCCGCTGCCTACTGCCAGGGCAGTGCTTTTTGCTTCCGCCGTGGACGATCCGTCCGAACATCCGGACCGCTTTCCGACCGAGGAAGCGCAGAACGCGGAGCGCGAGCGTCTCTTCAACATCCTTCGCAGCATGATGGAAAAACGCCTGCATGATCACCCGGAAGTTTACGCGGCGGCCCACGCCGAGATGTTGAAGCACTGCGAGGGTAAGCTGCCCGCACTCTACGACCCGTTCGCCGGCGGCGGCTCGATCCCGCTTGAGGCCAACCGCCTGGGGTTTGAAGCGCACGCCGCCGACCTAAATCCCGTCGCCGTGCTGCTAAACAAGTGCAATCTGGAGCTTGCTCCCCGCTGGACGAATCATCCACCAGTCAACCCGGAGGACCGGAAGTCCATTGGCGGGACTGATGCCTGGCGCGGTACACACGGTCTTGCGGCCGATGTGCGGTACTACGGAGCGCTGGTTCGCGACCGGGCAAGGCAGAAGGTTGGCCATCTTTACCCGAAAGCGCACCTTCCAAAGGAGAATGGAGGCGGCGAAGCGAACGTCATCGCCTGGATTTGGGCGCGCACAGTGCGCAGCCCTGACCCGGCCGCGGGCGGAAAGCACGTTCCACTAATCAGCACTTTCTGGCTGTCGAGCAAGAACGGCAATCTCGCATGGCTTGAGCCCGTCGTAGACAAGCGCACTATGACGTATCGATTCGATGTTCGCACAGGAACGCCTGCCGATAAGCGTCGCGTTGCAGCGGGCACGAAACAAGGGAAGAACGGTTTCAGGTGTCTTCTCACCGATAGCCCCGTGGACTTTGGCTATGTCCGAGAGGGGTTCCGGCAAGGCCGTGGGGGAACTCAGCTCCTCGCTATCATCGCCGAACTTCCACGCAGCCGTGATTACTTGCCAGCGACACAGCGGCAGGTCGATGCCGCACAGTCTGCTCGACCGACTGGGCATCCGGAGACCGACCTACCAGAACAGGCGCTCGAGTTTCGCGTCCAGAATTACGGTATCAGGCAGCACTGGCAGATGTTTAGTCGATCACGAAGAGCGCCTGGACTGCGTCGGGGGGGGGGGGGGGGGGGGGGGGAAGTTTGGGCGCGGTGGAAAGGTGGGGTTCGCTGCGCCCCGCGCCAG